A stretch of Planococcus citri chromosome 5, ihPlaCitr1.1, whole genome shotgun sequence DNA encodes these proteins:
- the LOC135847779 gene encoding uncharacterized protein LOC135847779: MSSKEKKSRKFPDDEETKRSGRNKKQKTCEPEQDSTTKQPVPSCSSATIDDEENASSTEVTVTEDLKSELEETEKYKTARLKNLLHGIDYQLKLLIYFIQRGLKQYTFALATEMADAANFDDLVFRYRKNGEWVYRFLQAKHIRDINKKKITDTDLLCDVQGNNNFGLKKYFESFRKIKTHETFKNGKFEDFIICTNIGVENNDYFKSVEEIDEILNFKKTNAKLLKFDFTKFPEKEKLKSILVNSAHDVLEDEMTDFFDKLVFAVDMPNEERLGKIIAKNMSREFNLKDSALVANDLYIRVLNWMKSKEGYFFKNQRGETCFEKIKLSICKLKVNGITYEYCEKIKKYGMEFENIASKLSNFLNGTERIFILISPCSTTRLSAIKVIQALKGMSEYKANDSFISMYLSSVWSTLDLVKSTFESEGTHNLLVVECEDEIKYDKEMLFKTLSSVVENSSEKKLIFITHDNDPLAKEFENNLTENVKWSKETDEKNSLTDLKQSSLEKLWMQEIFEFQGEKCVSLKALSLGEKSEYSLQKALEGDLLFSLIEGSKNIKIGKAPKDLKYDTAKDYFIDRTFSRYEYIDEKIDLETSKFCVISREQDNIDSNPQENQDIIVISDTDEKFNLCCGRYANKNIHWLKQNGNNYIWQQSNGSVSELLKFMDLGNIRKSEPNNIMAVPDKVVLIVAEPGMGKSVILSHLAINTPFVLSRSWIVRCNLVDYSTELRMWKSKPDVEEAIKLLYKITEFSCQNEIEEFEFLHIQNTGKVGLKCDKLKTMKLSSLCLFEIQLFTYFLNQGNIALLLDGFDEISPLYEDQVIKLIDVLKCHIRKIWMTTRPLEALTKAAQFGTFPYQLDPFTHVDQRSFLEKYWKKELKLVELNEQCSKAYINELLRIFSNCTSDFQESFGGFPLQMYMIANISSKSFEKFHDSGNRELTEKDKKELQIKLNLNSLYKDFIKKIYDKEQRKENHDYDKNKNMVGSNKRYEKEYQEFLNVHTKLAVWTTLEIAREEIRPLIDQLVQKDIRSGICVIENNKPNFIHLTFAEYFTADYIWEEFKTVNSANIEGFINSFLIEKLVKEAKQQICAFLSSKVQKDLESDLRENIIDPEKKLETLMKVMLSQNAEVELFASKHSFSYNSRCSFSLLLSIIETMLKNNYEVEITNITGNFEDAYQHKLLLICAKAGYEELAKALTAKKKMDKEFLLNFLKDGGWSHNCLIIAIENDHLNIANLFTEMHDESIIKNTLQHFINTILYKSSIKFLEYLWENNIFEVDKPYTINNEQKLLLFEVFKIYFTSDKKAFKRRFVPYMFDTFKHTSDKLTFLIDKTDIGVIDKYIDSHGWDKVIGQLSLHLPEYDEEVIKHAMKKGINFSNAVNIILYECITFPINYSSPKHVKHCLKMIKLLFESGASYNCKNIDINTLAEYISSSEDRELDLNNFLYDRKCKLTTLQYSKQIYLTYKILNIMINLLDEKKCEMYCSINKIFKLIIITYRKCDQICFKVDSKYCLIPCYRLESPEVSPMKTGKEIRLSSFGSTIELSCELVQQITYRDIPKIGETLVKLHSLINEFRDIIPHYFNTPDYLNTDLIVMNQIKSLYSKLSWLQEYLLKEVVMLSKRNDYCIDSAFKKISEDVHAFVKFLKRIKQVKQRSHDYTLSLTADDILSIWESGSETTDNDALQNVTSEMNECGDIPVICNALTTLLDNVIDNSRIPKNMSNVENESKCFHELLRNLDTSYHDLTNAIITANHEEIKTIMERDPTYKKSIINGQDEKFGSPLHYVVCKGDVETANLLLSNGANPNLRLNETDIPERLSTFENLEEMRGSEDWQVDYYSWTPLHLAALNGCNEIVRLLIDVGARINVQVQKGDTPLHLSSMRNHFQIVQLLLQNGACHDVKNSQNKTPLQLAQPATDVAKLLLCIKQLFEHVEQRRNYLTLILLEENDLDSLKAILHAKNSDNYTLLNIAQANEHEEMVNLLHSFM; encoded by the exons atgtcatcaaaagaaaaaaagtccAG AAAATTCCCTGATGATGAAGAAACAAAGCGATCAGGTCGtaataaaaaacagaaaacttgCGAACCTGAACAGGATTCGACAACAAAACAACCAGTACCAAGCTGCAG ttcagccACTATTGATGACGAAGAAAATGCCTCATCAACAGAAGTAACAGTGACTGAAGACCTCAAATCAGAACtagaagaaactgaaaaatataaaactgcAAGGTTAAAAAATCTTCTTCATGGTATTGATTATCAATTAAAGTTATTAATTTACTTTATACAGCGTGGCCTTAAGCAGTATACTTTTGCTTTAGCAACAGAAATGGCTGATGCagcaaattttgatgatttggtTTTTAGATACAGAAAAAACGGCGAATGGGTATATCGATTTTTGCAAGCCAAACATATACGtgatattaataaaaaaaagatcacTGATACTGATTTACTCTGCGATGTCCAAGGAAATAACAATTTTGGcctaaaaaaatactttgaatcttttcgcaaaataaaaacacatgaGACGTTTAAGAATGGCAAGTTTGAGGATTTCATAATTTGTACAAATATTGGTGTAGAGAACAATGATTATTTCAAGTCAGTagaagaaattgatgaaatattaaatttcaagaaGACAAATGCTAAactgctgaaatttgattttacaaaattccctgaaaaagaaaaattgaaatctataCTAGTGAACTCAGCACATGACGTTCTAGAAGATGAAatgacagatttttttgataagttggTATTTGCCGTTGATATGCCTAATGAAGAAAGACTTGGTAAAATCATTGCAAAAAATATGAGTCGAGAATTCAACTTGAAGGACAGTGCACTAGTCGCAAATGACCTTTACATACGTGTATTAAATTGGATGAAATCAAAAGAAgggtacttttttaaaaatcaacgtggagaaacatgttttgaaaaaattaagctaAGTATCTGCAAGTTGAAAGTGAATGGTATCACTTATGAATACtgtgagaaaataaaaaaatatggtatGGAATTCGAAAACATTGCTTCAAAATTAAGCAATTTCTTGAATGGCACAGAACGAATTTTCATACTTATTAGTCCATGCAGTACCACCAGATTAAGTGCAATCAAAGTAATCCAAGCATTAAAAGGTATGAGCGAGTACAAGGCTAACGACAGCTTCATTTCTATGTATTTGAGCTCTGTGTGGAGTACATTAGATCTGGTTAAAAGTACATTTGAGTCTGAAGGAACACATAATCTTTTAGTGGTTGAATGTGAAGATGAAATTAAATATGATAAAGAGATGTTATTTAAAACACTATCTTCTGTAGTAGAAAAcagtagtgaaaaaaaacttattttcattACTCATGATAATGATCCCTTGGCtaaggaatttgaaaataatttgactgaaaatgttAAGTGGAGCAAGGAAACAGATGAGAAAAATAGCTTGACTGATCTGAAACAGAGCTCACTAGAGAAACTTTGGatgcaagaaatttttgaatttcaaggaGAAAAGTGTGTAAGTTTGAAAGCATTGTCACTTGGTGAAAAATCAGAATATTCATTACAGAAAGCACTCGAAGGAGATCTTTTATTCAGTTTGATTGAAGGTAGTAAGAATATTAAGATAGGTAAAGCTCCTAAAGATTTAAAGTATGATACAGCTAAAGATTATTTCATCGACCGAACATTTTCCAGATATGAatacattgatgaaaaaattgatcttgaaaCCTCTAAATTCTGTGTAATTTCCCGGGAGCAGGACAATATTGACTCGAATCCTCAGGAGAATCAAGACATAATAGTAATTTCTGACACAGATGAAAAGTTTAACCTATGCTGTGGTAGGTATGCCAACAAAAACATTCACTGGCTGAAGCAGAATGGAAATAATTATATATGGCAACAGTCCAACGGAAGTGTATCAGAATTACTTAAATTCATGGACTTGGGAAATATCAGAAAATCAGAACCAAATAACATAATGGCTGTACCTGATAAAGTGGTGCTTATTGTTGCTGAACCTGGAATGGGGAAATCAGTTATCTTATCACATTTAGCAATAAATACACCATTTGTCTTAAGTCGTTCGTGGATTGTGAGGTGTAATCTGGTAGATTATTCAACAGAGTTACGTATGTGGAAAAGCAAACCTGATGTAGAAGAAGCTATAaaacttctttacaaaattacagaattttcatgccaaaatgaaattgaggaatttgaatttttacacatACAAAATACTGGAAAAGTAGGTTTGAAGTGTGATAAATTGAAAACGATGAAATTGTCATCATTATGTCTGTTTGAAATCcaattatttacttattttctaAATCAGGGCAACATAGCTCTGTTACTTGATGGATTTGATGAAATCAGTCCATTATACGAAGATCAGGTGATCAAATTAATAGATGTTTTGAAATGTCACATAAGAAAGATATGGATGACTACTCGCCCTCTTGAAGCTCTAACAAAAGCAGCTCAGTTTGGTACATTTCCATACCAGTTGGACCCATTTACTCATGTTGACCAGAGAAGTTTCTTGGAGAAGTATTGGAAGAAGGAATTGAAACTAGTTGAACTGAATGAACAATGCTCCAAAGCATATATTAATGAACTGCTAAGAATATTTTCCAACTGTACAAGTGACTTTCAGGAAAGTTTTGGCGGCTTTCCATTGCAAATGTACATGATTGCAAACATTTCCTCAAAGTCATTCGAAAAATTCCATGATTCAGGAAATCGGGAACTCactgaaaaagacaaaaaagaaCTCCAaataaagttgaatttaaaCTCGCTATATAAAgactttattaaaaaaatatatgacaAAGAGCAGAGAAAAGAAAATCATGATTATGATAAAAATAAGAACATGGTAGGGAGCAATAAAAGATATGAAAAAGAATAtcaggaatttttaaacgtGCATACAAAGTTGGCTGTTTGGACAACATTAGAAATAGCTCGTGAAGAAATAAGACCTTTAATAGACCAATTAGTTCAAAAAGATATCAGAAGCGGTATATGTGTGATTGAGAacaacaaaccaaatttcattcATCTTACCTTTGCTGAATATTTTACCGCTGATTACATATGGGAGGAGTTCAAAACAGTCAACTCGGCAAACATTGAAGGATTTATTAATAGCTTTCTAATTGAAAAACTTGTGAAGGAAGCTAAACAACAAATTTGCGCATTTTTAAGTTCTAAAGTACAAAAGGATTTAGAAAGTGATCTACGTGAAAATATTATTGATCCcgagaaaaaacttgaaactctGATGAAAGTAATGCTTTCCCAAAACGCAGAAGTTGAATTGTTTGCTTCTAAACACTCATTTTCATATAATTCTAGATGCTCATTCTCATTATTACTAAGCATAATAGAAACTATGTTGAAGAATAATTATGAAGTCGAAATCACTAAtattactggaaattttgagGATGCTTATCAGCATAAATTACTTCTCATATGTGCAAAAGCAGGGTACGAAGAACTAGCAAAAGCACTGActgcaaagaaaaaaatggacaaGGAATTcttactgaattttttgaaggatGGTGGCTGGAGTCATAATTGTCTAATAATAGCCATTGAGAATGACCACTTGAACATTGCAAATCTTTTCACTGAAATGCATGATGAGagcataattaaaaatacactACAACATTTCATTAACACTATTCTGTATAAGAGCagtattaaatttttggaatatttgtgGGAGAACAACATATTTGAAGTTGACAAACCTTACACCATCAATAATGAACAGAAGCTGTTGTTATTCGAAGTCTTTAAGATTTACTTTACTTCAGATAAGAAAGCCTTCAAGCGTCGTTTTGTTCCATATATGTTTGACACATTTAAGCATACTTCAGAtaagttgacatttttgattGATAAAACGGATATTGGCGTAATTGATAAATATATAGATTCTCATGGATGGGACAAGGTTATTGGTCAGCTGAGCTTGCATTTGCCTGAATATGATGAAGAAGTAATCAAGCATGCTATGAAAAaaggtattaatttttctaatgcAGTGAATATCATTTTGTATGAATGCATCACATTCCCTATCAATTACTCTTCCCCTAAGCATGTTAAACActgtttgaaaatgattaaacTATTGTTTGAAAGTGGAGCAAGttataattgtaaaaatattgacATCAATACTCTTGCAGAATATATATCCTCCTCGGAAGATAGGGAATTGgatcttaataattttttatatgacAGAAAATGTAAGTTAACAACATTACAATATAGCAAACAAATATACCTCACCTACAAGATATTAAACATAATGATAAATTTGCTTGATGAGAAGAAATGTGAAATGTACTGCTCtataaacaaaatattcaaactgaTCATTATTACCTATAGAAAATGTGACCAGATATGTTTCAAAGTCGATTCTAAATATTGTTTGATACCTTGCTATAGACTTGAATCACCTGAAGTATCTCCAATGAAAACTGGGAAGGAAATACGTCTTTCCTCCTTCGGATCTACCATCGAGCTTTCCTGTGAACTTGTACAACAAATAACTTATCGTGACATTCCTAAAATCGGAGAAACCCTGGTAAAACTGCATTCTTTAATAAATGAATTCAGAGATATAATTCCTCATTATTTCAACACTCCTGATTATCTCAACACTGATCTCATTGTGATGAACCAAATTAAAAGCTTATACTCAAAACTTAGCTGGTTGCAAGAATATTTACTGAAGGAGGTAGTGATGCTTTCAAAGAGGAATGACTATTGTATTGATAGTGCGTTCAAGAAGATATCAGAAGATGTACATGCATTTGTAAAATTCCTCAAAAGAATAAAGCAAGTAAAGCAAAGATCACATGATTATACACTTTCACTCACGGCTGACGACATACTATCGATATGGGAATCAGGAAGTGAAACCACAGATAATGATGCACTACAAAATGTTACTTCGGAAATGAATGAATGTGGTGACATTCCTGTGATATGTAATGCGTTGACTACTTTATTGGACAATGTCATAGATAATAGTAGAATCCCAAAAAACATGTCAAATGTTGAAAACGAGTCAAAATGCTTTCATGAACTCTTAAGAAATCTCGACACATCATATCATGATCTTACCAACGCTATAATCACTGCGAATCatgaagaaataaaaaccaTAATGGAAAGAGATCCAacttataaaaaatcaattattaatggtcaagatgaaaaatttggctCACCTTTACACTATGTTGTTTGTAAAGGAGATGTAGAAACTGCTAATCTTCTTCTGTCTAATGGAGCAAATCCCAATCTCAGATTAAATGAAACTGATATACCTGAACGGctatcaacttttgaaaatttagaagaaatgCGAGGTAGTGAAGATTGGCAAGTGGATTACTACAGTTGGACACCATTACATTTGGCTGCCTTGAACGGCTGCAATGAAATAGTTCGACTTTTAATAGATGTAGGAGCCAGGATCAATGTACAAGTACAGAAAGGAGACACGCCGCTTCATTTATCAAGCATgcgaaatcattttcaaatagtcCAATTACTTTTACAAAATGGAGCATGCcatgatgtaaaaaattctcaaaacaagACACCTTTACAATTGGCCCAGCCTGCAACCGATGTAGCAAAACTACTTCTATGCATTAAACAGTTATTTGAGCATGTTGAACAACGCAGAAATTATTTAACGCTTATTTTGTTAGAAGAAAACGATTTGGATTCACTAAAAGCCATTTTGCATGCCAAAAATTCTGACAATTATACACTTTTAAATATAGCTCAAGCTAATGAGCATGAAGAAATGGTGAATTTACTTCATTCGTTTATGTAA